In Papaver somniferum cultivar HN1 chromosome 9, ASM357369v1, whole genome shotgun sequence, the genomic stretch CTTGTGGTGTGTAATTATCTATACAAAGGACACCTTTTATAGGATATTAAGGGATGAGTCCTCTCTTCGACACACTCTATAATAATGCATGTTAACCGAATAGTATGACAGTGTTCAAGACACAGGTTTCAAAATTTCTGACCGGATGTAATAATGCAAGATGGTAGGGGGTGTCGGTGATAGGTCTATCCCCATCATCCAAGAGGTGTTTAAAACAGTAAAGGGTGTTTATGAACAGCAAGAGATGGGTTTAAAAAGGTTTTCACACCAATTCGTAAGTTGGAACCTATAAATGGCAGGGTTACCCCAAggtatttcacacttcaaatttAGTCATTTTCTTTAGCCCCTTAGATGATAAGTTACAATGTCTGAATTTGATTCCTATGAAGATCTCGTAATTATGAAAGCATGGGTGGAACAATTTAACAGTGAAGCCTATAGACGAGGAAGCGTAAGTCAAGAATTTTGTTGGTTTCACGTATTTCACTGTTACAAGGAGGAGTATGGAAAATAAAGGGGAAGAACATTAAACCACATAAAGGATAGGTGCAGATTAATCAAATCTGaactttctatccttcgtttccAACAAAAACAAGTATTCAATAACCACCCTAATCCCAAGGAAATGACCCAATCGACACTGGTAATTATTTTAACCATTTCTATATAGTGATTTAAACTTAATCAGAATGTATTAATAGTTTATATTCCAATATTGCAGGAGTTACTGGCAAAGGAGGGGTACCAGCGAGATAATGGGACGGATTTTCCTCACGTTGAAGTTTTTGAGTTTAGGAAAACCAAGTATCGTGTGAACCTTCCAACATAAGTCAAAAGTGATCTTAATGGAGTTCCTGATGAATGGGAAGGTATTTATTAGGTTTTACAtaagattttgtgggtaaatcTGTTCTCAACCCTCACGAGACAACACTCGTCCGTTTGAAACACCTTACGGTTTaaaaggcttgttgcacgtgctaagtgtaaccgtgatTCCTACGAAAGTCAGTTAGGTTTTTGAATTATTAGCTACGATGTACTAAGATGTTTATAATAAAACTCGTCATTATAAAAGTTGTTCACTGCCTCATTGCAAGAACGAGAAAAACACAATAAGTAAAACCACACTTAACATCATAAATATTTGTTAACCAAACTAAAACCGACAATTAAACATAAAAACTCAATGGGTCATCCCACTTCAGATTCATTGAACTGTAGCATATCGAGACCTATTATGGTGCGCTCCTATACAACCTCCTCGAATTGTACTCGTCGAAGGCGTCCTTCATAAGGAGGTAGCATTTGTAAAATCTGAAGGGGCGGCTGTTTTTTTCAAGGAAATAGGCTTTGGTCATTGATTCCTGCATGAAGTGAACAAACAATCAAATGATAGAGTATGTAACAAAAACATGTTTGTTAAAAACCAGTATTTGTAACTCTAATTACTTACGATATCCATATCCCCTGTAATGAGTGCTGGTGGAATGTATATAATTAGTCTGCCTTGGAGGGTTACATACAATTTCATGTCTCTTTTTATGCTTCCAAACCTGATCCTTATGGATTGCTTCGATCTACGGTTGGGATTGGAACAGTTTTCAAAAAAATGGTTATGGACCAGATGTCATATGTTTTGGTGGGGTCTATCTACACCTTCCACAACCGGAGCTGTCCTTACACTAACCCATCCAGCAACAATTGCAATATCTTCCTGAACGGTGAATTCAGCATCCATTTAGAAAAAATGGTATAAAATAATAGAAGAGAAAATCAAATAAGATGTTCAAGATTGTGTATTCCATCTTGGTGCAAGTGCATCTATTTTCGGAGTGGTATTCATTAAATTTCTTATGGATCGCCGGCATAGTATCGCGTCTCTTATAGCCATGGACCACCCCTGGCATTTCATTGTAGATGTCGCCGAACAAATAGTATCCATGCTTGTACTCGTGACCGTTGATGCGAAAATTACAAGCAGGGATAACGCATTCTTATCCCTATCAAATAATCTCGACTGCGCCAAAACATTCAAGTCGTTGTTAGCCCCGGCCTCGCCAAAATAACAGTGCCAGAACCATCTGTCGTATGATGCCACTGCCTGTAAAACAAGATTTAGT encodes the following:
- the LOC113311881 gene encoding uncharacterized protein LOC113311881, whose translation is MRQPTTEDTKRLLAENEARGFPGMLGSLYCTHWEWKYCPTEEFGRHVGHIKKLNLVLQAVASYDRWFWHCYFGEAGANNDLNVLAQSRLFDRDKNALSLLEDIAIVAGWVSVRTAPVVEGVDRPHQNI